The DNA window AGTCATCTAACAAGAGTAATGCCGATGGATTCCATTGGAAAACTCCATCCTCGAGTCGGCAGAGTCCTTTTTTTTCCCAACCTTCAATGGTTTTTAAATATTTGGATTTTGATTTTGTATCCAAATAGGTTTCTATAAAATCCAAATACCGAAAGGGTGAAAACAAACGAAATAACGTGAGACTTAGTTCCGTAGATGGATCAATTGTTTCATACTTGGTAGATGTTTCTTTTTTCTGATAGAGACCGGAATTCCTCGGATTCCCGTACCGGTGTCCTGCAATCATTCCATGAGCTCCAGGACCAATTCCTAAATAAGGTTCATAAGTCCAATACTTCAAATTGTGTAAAGATTCAAAACCAGGTTTTGCATAATTGGAAACTTCGTACCAATTGTAACCATATTTCTTTAGTATCTCAGGCAATTGGATTAGGATTTCGGATTGTAGGTTTTCTTCCGGTTCTGTTTTTTTGTGATCGATTACATCGCGAGAGTATTTGGTTCCCTTTTCCAATGTTAAAGAATACAAACTCAAATGAGGAAGGCCTGCCTTTAGAAAAAGTGATAAGTCAGATAAAAATGAATCTTTCGAAACACCGGGAATTCCATACATCAAATCAATTCCCACACGTTCGATGGGAGATTTGGTAAGTACCTCTACAAGTGCATGATAACGGTCTGCATCATAATGACGCCCGAGGAATTCGAGTCCTTTTTTTTCTAAGGTTTGGACTCCCACATTCACTCGGTTGATGCCAATAGAATCGTATTCGAAAAGGAGATCTGAACTCAAATCTTCAGGATTCACTTCGATGGATATTTCTGGGTTGTCTGAAAAAGAAAACTCGGAACGTAAAAAATCTAATAGTTCTTTCCAATGTTTTGCGGAGGCCTTGGAAGGAGTCCCCCCACCAAAAAACACAGTATCAATGCTGCGGTTTTTAATTTCTGGAAAATGATTTACTCTATCTAAAATTTCTTTTTTGTAGGACTGGAAAAGCGACTTTTCATCGTTAGCTGAGGCCGCTCCAATTCCTTCAGAATAAAAATCACAATAATCGCATTTTTTAAAACAATAGGGGAAGTGGACATAGACACCTAAATACGAATTTCGGACTTGCCAGATTGACTCTTTGTTTAATAATTCCATGGTATGAAAGGATTTCTATGGACTCTTTTTGTTTTAGGAATCGTTACCTCATCTATCCTTTCACAGACACTTGTAGAACCAAATCAAAACTTTGTTTGGGAAAATTTTTCTTTTGTTTTTCCAGAGCCAGTGGTGGTCAAATCTGAATCCACTATGAGTAAAAAACTCACAGTTTATCCTGCCAAACGAGATGGGTTTTTTATGGTAATTCGAACTTTGCCATGGAAAGAACCCAAAGAAAATCAATCCGTTTGGATGGATTCCGTATTTAACAAAGGAATTGAACCCAAACAATTTCAAAAAAAAGTCGGCGATCGAAACTTTCAAATTTTTCAGGCAGACCAGGTGAGAAACCAAAACGCACTTCGTAATCAAGTATGGATTGGTTTGGACTCAAGTCCCGGTTTATGGATCTGGATCCAATGGAAGAGTGACCGAAAAGATCTGACTGAATTCTTCGAATCCAACCTGTTTCTTCCGCTTTAGGCTCCAATCTTTTGTTTTGTGCTTGTCTCTACTTATTTCCCCGAAAGATTGGAAGTCAGTGGGGCCTATAGCTCAGTTGGTTAGAGCAGCAGACTCATAATCTGCGGGTCGAAGGTTCGAGCCCTTCTGGGCCCACAAAACAGGAAAGGTAGCGATATTCTATGGAGTTTTATGAAGTAAAAATCTCTGATATCAGCTTGACCAATGTCGGCTTTGCTGTTTTCCTACGTCCGAAAGATTCGGAAGACAAACGTGTGGTTCCTATCTTTATTGGACCTTTAGAAACACATTCCATTACCACTGTGATCGATGGAACCAAACCCCCAAGACCAATGACACATGACCTTATGTTGTACATGTTGACTTCCCTTGGTGCCACAGTTCTCAAAATCACCATAGAAGAAATCATCGATAGTACGTTTTATGCAAAGATCCAACTCCAAAAAGAGGACGAGGTCATTACATTGGATGCAAGGCCATCTGATTCCATTGCTCTTGCTTTACGTGCAAATGCTCCCATTTTTATCGCAAAATCTGTGTTAGATGAGACGGGGATCATTATGAAGGAAGAGGATATGCAAGGGGAAAGTATTTCTTCAGAGAAAAAAATCCAAGCCCTCCCAAAATCCAATCTGCAAATTTTAGAAGAAACCTTAGAAAATGCTCTGAAAACAGAAGATTACGAAACAGCTGCCAAAATCAGAGACCAAATCAAAAAGTTAATCGAAAACAGTTAAGGCAGAACCCTGTCTTAACTATGTCACATAGAAAATTCGTACTTGCGAATTTTTTAATTGTAATCCCCACTTTTTCTTCTTACACTTAGAATCCAAAAATAGGTGCGTTTGCCCTTTGTAGGAAAGTTGTATGGAAAAATTGGTTATGGATGTTGTCAATGCTGGAATCGCTCTCTTTCGTTCCGGTGAAGAAAAGTTAAAAACCGCTGTTGTTGATTTAGAAAAAGTTTATAATGATCTGAAGTCAAAAGGTGAATTGGACAAATCGGCTGAATCTCAAAAGATTCGTGACCTGTTGAACAAAACAATTGCGGATGCACAAGATGCTATTGGTAAAACTAACGCAAGTTACGATGAAGTTCTCGCTAAACTTCAAACAAACTATCAATCCATTTACCAACAAATTGATACAGCAATTCCTCCACAAGTAAAGGAAAAGCTAAAACAAACGTTAGATGAATTGAAAGCTTTGATTGAAAAAGCAAAAACTAAGTAAATCTTAGAAAATTCCAGAGAATTTAGGAAAAAGCCATAGAGATTTCTGTGGCTTTTTTTATTTGTGCTTAGAGATTTGTCTAGATGAGTCCGTCCCCCAAACGAATCAAATTCATACTTTTCCTCATTGTTTTTACCGACATGATGGGTTTTTCTCTTTTGTTCCCTCTTTTCCCTAAAACATTAGAATTTTTCTTATCCAAAGGGGATGATGTTCTGTTCAGAATGTTCTATTCTGCGGCAAACTATTTATCTTTTGGCGGGGATACAAAATATACCTTTGTATTGTTTGGTGGGATACTTGGAAGTATCTACAGTTTTTTACAGTTCATTGCAGCTCCCATTTGGGGAAGATTTTCTGACCATTCCGGTAGACGAGCCATTTTATTATTCACCACATTCGGAAACACAATTGGATACCTTCTATGGTTGTTTTCTTCGCAGTTTTGGATGTTTGTACTCAGTCGCGTGATCACAGGAATGATGGGTGGGAATTTGTCTGTGGCATCGGCCGCAATGGCTGACCAAACCGATGAAAAATCCAGAGCCGCTGGGATGGGGTTTCTCGGAGCAGGGATTGGTCTTGGTTTCGTAATGGGTCCACTTCTTGGAGGAATCAGTTCCCAGTGGACTTTTTTAGATTCCTTTTACAAGGATGGGTCTGTCGTTGTTTTTCCGGCTTCGGCTTTATTTGCCATTTTGGTATCTGTCCTTACAGTCATTCTTGTTTTTGTTTTTTTACCACATAACAAACCAGAAGTGGTTCCAGAAAAAGAAATCCATCCCTTTCTTTCTTTGAAAAAAATAGAATCCAGAAATTTAGTCCGTATTTCTTTACTCAATTTGTTATTTGTACTTAGTTTTTCTGGATTTGAATTTGTTGTGAATTTTTTTCTATCAGATCATTTCCAGTTTTCCCCAAAAGAGATTGGATTTACTTTTTTATACATAGGAATCATCATCATACTTGTGCAAGGTGGTGTGGTTCGTAGGCTTTCCGGAAAAATTTCGGAAAAACGAATTTCGCTTTATGGGGCAATCCTTGTTGTGGTGGGAATGGGTTTACTTGTAAGTTTTGGAACCAGTTACCTGGGACTATTTACTTCTCTTTTCTTTTTAGCTTTTGGAAGTGCTCTGGTGAACCCTGGACTTTCTTCTTTTGCATCACTTGAAAGTGGGAAAGGGGATTTAGGAAGGTCACTTGGTCTCTTCCGAAGTTTTGGATCCCTCGGAAGAGCAGTGTCCCCAGTCGTATTTTCGTTGTTATACTTTCAAAAAGGGCCTAGTTTGGCGTTTTTTGTATCTTTTGTTTTACTGATTGGATTTGGATTTTTACTCGTTACCCAAAAAGAAAAAACAACTTAAAGAAAATATTCTAACTTCGCGCGAAGCATAGGAAACATCAATTTTTCATCCAACTTCTCACCTGTAAGCGAAGTTCGGAGGAGAAAACTATCTCTAATTTTTCCATCAAAACTATTGGCGGTAAAACTAAT is part of the Leptospira noumeaensis genome and encodes:
- a CDS encoding bifunctional nuclease family protein: MEFYEVKISDISLTNVGFAVFLRPKDSEDKRVVPIFIGPLETHSITTVIDGTKPPRPMTHDLMLYMLTSLGATVLKITIEEIIDSTFYAKIQLQKEDEVITLDARPSDSIALALRANAPIFIAKSVLDETGIIMKEEDMQGESISSEKKIQALPKSNLQILEETLENALKTEDYETAAKIRDQIKKLIENS
- a CDS encoding MFS transporter produces the protein MSPSPKRIKFILFLIVFTDMMGFSLLFPLFPKTLEFFLSKGDDVLFRMFYSAANYLSFGGDTKYTFVLFGGILGSIYSFLQFIAAPIWGRFSDHSGRRAILLFTTFGNTIGYLLWLFSSQFWMFVLSRVITGMMGGNLSVASAAMADQTDEKSRAAGMGFLGAGIGLGFVMGPLLGGISSQWTFLDSFYKDGSVVVFPASALFAILVSVLTVILVFVFLPHNKPEVVPEKEIHPFLSLKKIESRNLVRISLLNLLFVLSFSGFEFVVNFFLSDHFQFSPKEIGFTFLYIGIIIILVQGGVVRRLSGKISEKRISLYGAILVVVGMGLLVSFGTSYLGLFTSLFFLAFGSALVNPGLSSFASLESGKGDLGRSLGLFRSFGSLGRAVSPVVFSLLYFQKGPSLAFFVSFVLLIGFGFLLVTQKEKTT
- the hemW gene encoding radical SAM family heme chaperone HemW, whose amino-acid sequence is MELLNKESIWQVRNSYLGVYVHFPYCFKKCDYCDFYSEGIGAASANDEKSLFQSYKKEILDRVNHFPEIKNRSIDTVFFGGGTPSKASAKHWKELLDFLRSEFSFSDNPEISIEVNPEDLSSDLLFEYDSIGINRVNVGVQTLEKKGLEFLGRHYDADRYHALVEVLTKSPIERVGIDLMYGIPGVSKDSFLSDLSLFLKAGLPHLSLYSLTLEKGTKYSRDVIDHKKTEPEENLQSEILIQLPEILKKYGYNWYEVSNYAKPGFESLHNLKYWTYEPYLGIGPGAHGMIAGHRYGNPRNSGLYQKKETSTKYETIDPSTELSLTLFRLFSPFRYLDFIETYLDTKSKSKYLKTIEGWEKKGLCRLEDGVFQWNPSALLLLDDLILEISL
- a CDS encoding phasin-related domain-containing protein, whose amino-acid sequence is MEKLVMDVVNAGIALFRSGEEKLKTAVVDLEKVYNDLKSKGELDKSAESQKIRDLLNKTIADAQDAIGKTNASYDEVLAKLQTNYQSIYQQIDTAIPPQVKEKLKQTLDELKALIEKAKTK